DNA from Synergistaceae bacterium:
TCTGAGACCTTGTGGGGGAATGCTGGCCCTGTGCGACTGCAACAACTTCTTCGTCTCGTGCGAGAGGTTGTTCCGGCCGGACCTCGAGGGGCGGCCGGTGGTGGTGCTGTCCAGCAACGACGGGATAGTCATCTCGCGATCCAACGAGGCAAAGTGCATGGGGATAAAGATGGGAGAGGCGTACTTCAAAGTACGGCGATTCTTCGAGAAGCGCAGGGGCGTGGCGTTCTCCAGCAACTTTCAGCTCTACGAGGAGATATCCAACAGGGTGATGGCGGCTCTGCGCGGGCGAACACCCTCGATGGAGGTCTACTCGGTGGACGAGGCCTTTTTGGAGGTTCCGCCGGAAGCGCGCGGACGCGTGGAGGATTGGGGGCGCGAGCTGCGGGCCTCCGTCCTCAGGGAGGCGGGGATACCGATCTCGGTGGGGCTGGCCCCGACCAAGACGGCGGCAAAGCTGGCGGCCGAGCGCGGCAAGAAGCGCCCCGAGACGGGTGGAGTTTTCGTCTTTCCCCCCGGCGGAGAGTGGGACTACTTCCTGCGCGACGTCCCGGTGGAGGACGTCTGGGGGATAGGGCGCAGGTGGAGCGCCTGTCTGCGCAAGCGCGGCGTCTCGACTGCTCTTGATCTGAGAAACGCGCGCGACGACTGGCT
Protein-coding regions in this window:
- a CDS encoding Y-family DNA polymerase; translation: MDNSLPSLRPCGGMLALCDCNNFFVSCERLFRPDLEGRPVVVLSSNDGIVISRSNEAKCMGIKMGEAYFKVRRFFEKRRGVAFSSNFQLYEEISNRVMAALRGRTPSMEVYSVDEAFLEVPPEARGRVEDWGRELRASVLREAGIPISVGLAPTKTAAKLAAERGKKRPETGGVFVFPPGGEWDYFLRDVPVEDVWGIGRRWSACLRKRGVSTALDLRNARDDWLDKRLGVRGLRTAWELRGIRCFSIEEKEKPQKSIQSSRTFAHPVRSREALAEAVTEFTLIAGRRLRSQGSLAGNIAVSISTSRFRAPFYGASAEAPISTPTDSDIVLTGAATEAMLSIYRDGLEYVKAHVMLGRLSPANAVQLSLFDGDAGRGSALSHVSDRINTAVGHRLLMPALLLGDKEWRPRRDSHSGVRLEDLDCLPEVPAGC